A section of the Zygosaccharomyces rouxii strain CBS732 chromosome B complete sequence genome encodes:
- the HIR3 gene encoding Hir3p (similar to uniprot|P47171 Saccharomyces cerevisiae YJR140C HIR3 Transcriptional corepressor), protein MSAFNALNITPHDEQLEAEEHSRELEIEECFKIFQSALFELKTKRYKEADSKFEELLSRDVIKPDKWGVYYYSSPTLDRLRYLSYRNRGMYHYSYLLDHRSSISSQDIVDCIIKVIENLLESIQHNDADSTVTELLIQIFQSYKSKRLERMVLEYELTRSENNLLLLGRKKRSILPKLRQIIGQYSDLLQEIRDNEPTRTNMKLLQNLAHPKQLPELNSVLLQIRDMKTQDEHIMKELDVLEVTLESFTWEALAESLKGLLPQTKSTNLLNKSLDPYADLEEPIEGIKFVLAQNDKVEPEPENNKPEEETIKEQITPSLDNTNDVKEQEPVAEKEAQELDTSTNKRPIDQVESSKPAQRSSKRFKDKDQEVSENETSITNHVAFLEELASLLELLGYEPSSDQWKSLLEAQSDTNEEHLPHRDLLDCLKDWSSWHTDIFAQNDSGSNNTVSNGGDTLQLNALLKSNVFADKDNDVNPLEDLPEEKLSSFINAINETPIHFQEVRFRFLHMLLTNGGQGEQRPIIDCSWSRPLFQAVEWLFLSIEQNLFEFACNNHDSCAYLALSLYELLVNMMGGICEEISSKKLQGHRTTELKTQRNKLVIKHDKWLDLLRSYHKVSTKWNLHFQWAHYCFLQYTCEVFDDQLPSNLYMIEEMLNELHEPFDAVYPNYRYIPRLNLSSLHSQIRKISIIRRISVVDIANEEAKTEDTDQNMDILERILLQSVQPGKEVLPEDQEMLSFIQNSPFLLKLKLWEALFSYYVKNQNVVSAMNCYFYVLKLLSNIVLSDRYSQQAEKQRHQILLTVLITVGNFTSKFIKLLSDSNWSNLRISEVPESEQLLVKFFILFNSVLYFENRKDLFGRSFFRKAAKSSAKVKDIIANLTTLLIYFFDSELSSKRPEQRGYLMSNFIWSSHSLLGSFGFCDASNGNFLKLSEHLLCQFIDQESLVQLKQILWCRYHYIIAGDNFTPEQHRTRAIEMDKRNSLPLGIYLIKLQYQGKNPLLASGNKASLKPVLDNIIELVGDPISLGNHVVARNKYLIEEYLDSPLTANILRKAFKGGGQLALTTPRDELQEATDAGLFYVSSIQAFNLYRIRKKSMQARPSELDYIVAMLKNDILYNTQRFESWLLLGQCFAFMVEDDLIWTSDKLSVPEKKYCTAQTQRQAILCYIMSVAIYYDKPLKTADDNLIIQKAFEALGSEMMSGYLKPMEKLCYFGSLSGPLLKLDEEGEIIKQDQFSMRTISDFNVEQAILFSFQQAINFENGDDTNEGVNSSKWIYYYNIGRFLFKIARTEHGMVASKNLLKSCRLASSVSSHKDPIIEPHYSFINICYKLVKNDTLSPHKALSLVSKDKDFFEEDDQFWQMDNSLAEDYQKKFFYQKVVKLLHFLLSVDRKKWHHRPRYRIAKIHFEDFDDVDTAITEIEIVMSVKSAHKNLVNIWKPDFERPGKHFVYTYQYVMFYLDLLFCKNDFNSIGRVCKKIRRFGSGMAYVNKAIEHALMLYTQCTRSKLQLNEKECVEHLMPSLNYQVFLKVSEDLQNGFSEENYSEELLSGLKIAYQLKKGNNGIAFDGICISIYFKYFYLPVAPIDVEPDASINGQDQDREDTATHAPSQTPEPPVNQGPKPVTQSTNGQPMSNKFSIPRKRVSKKDAFDRIRLLVEKITCN, encoded by the coding sequence ATGTCGGCTTTTAATGCATTGAATATTACACCTCATGATGAGCAATTAGAAGCTGAAGAGCATTCTCGAGAGCTAGAGATTGAAGAGTGCTTCAAGATATTTCAAAGTGCCCTGTTCGAGTTGAAGACAAAGAGATACAAAGAAGCTGATTCTAAATTCGAAGAACTGCTGAGTAGAGATGTGATAAAACCTGATAAATGGGGGGTTTACTACTATTCCTCGCCTACTTTGGATAGACTTCGGTATCTGTCCTACCGTAATCGAGGAATGTATCATTATAGCTATCTGCTTGATCATAGATCCAGCATATCTTCTCAGGACATTGTCGACTGTATTATTAAAGTAATTGAGAACcttttggaatcaattCAACATAATGATGCCGATAGCACAGTTACAGAATTACTGATACAGATCTTCCAGAGTTACAAGAGCAAAAGATTAGAGAGGATGGTGCTAGAATACGAGCTCACGAGGTCAGAGAATAACCTACTCCTGCTGggaaggaagaaaagaagcaTCTTACCCAAATTACGGCAGATAATAGGCCAATACAGTGACCTCTTGCAAGAAATCCGAGACAATGAGCCAACAAGGACTAATATGAAATTATTACAAAACTTGGCACATCCCAAACAATTGCCAGAACTAAATTCTGTTCTTTTGCAAATTAGGGATATGAAGACGCAAGATGAACATATCATGAAGGAACTTGACGTACTTGAAGTGACACTGGAAAGTTTTACTTGGGAAGCCTTGGCGGAATCTTTGAAGGGACTATTACCTCAGACGAAATCTACAAACCTTTTGaataaatctttggatCCTTATGCAGATTTAGAAGAACCCATTGAGGGTATAAAATTTGTTTTGGCACAGAATGATAAGGTGGAACCTGAAcctgaaaataataaaCCTGAGGAAGAAACGATAAAAGAACAAATTACTCCATCTCTAGATAATACTAACGATGTCAAGGAACAAGAACCTGTGGCAGAAAAGGAAGCTCAGGAACTTGATACTTCTACAAACAAGCGTCCCATAGATCAAGTCGAATCATCTAAACCCGCGCAAAGAAGCAGTAAACGTTTCAAGGACAAAGATCAGGAAGTATCAGAAAATGAAACTTCAATTACAAACCATGTGGCATTTTTGGAGGAGTTAGCAAGTCTTTTGGAACTTTTGGGATACGAACCGTCGTCTGATCAATGGAAGTCCCTGTTGGAGGCACAATCTGACACCAATGAAGAGCATCTACCTCATCGGGATCTTTTGGATTGTCTGAAAGATTGGAGCAGTTGGCATACCGACATTTTTGCTCAAAACGATTCAGGCTCAAACAATACTGTTTCGAATGGTGGCGATACTTTACAATTGAACGCTTTATTGAAATCTAATGTCTTTGCGGATAAGGACAACGATGTTAATCCCTTGGAAGATCTACCGGAGGAAAAACTATCatctttcatcaatgcGATTAACGAAACTCCGATCCATTTCCAAGAAGTCAGATTCAGGTTCCTCCACATGTTGCTTACGAATGGTGGTCAAGGAGAACAACGTCCTATCATCGATTGTTCGTGGTCTCGTCCTTTATTCCAAGCGGTTGAATGGTTATTCTTGAGCATTGAACAAaatttatttgaatttgcatGCAACAATCACGACTCCTGTGCCTATTTGGCTTTATCGCTTTATGAACTGCTAGTGAACATGATGGGTGGCATATGTGAagagatttcttcaaaaaagCTGCAGGGCCACAGAACTACAGAACTGAAAACCCAGAGAAATAAATTGGTGATAAAACATGATAAATGGTTGGATTTACTTCGATCTTATCACAAAGTTAGCACAAAATGGAACCTTCACTTCCAATGGGCACATTATTGTTTCTTGCAGTATACTTGTGAAGTGTTTGATGATCAGCTACCTTCGAATTTATACATGATAGAAGAAATGTTGAATGAATTGCATGAACCATTTGATGCAGTATATCCAAACTACAGGTATATTCCTCGACTGAACCTTTCCTCGTTACATTCTCaaataagaaaaattaGCATAATACGAAGAATCAGCGTTGTTGATATTGCAAATGAGGAGGCAAAAACAGAGGATACAGATCAAAATATGgacattttggaaagaattCTCTTACAGAGTGTCCAACCGGGCAAAGAAGTACTACcagaagatcaagaaatgCTTTCTTTCATTCAAAATTCCCCATTTTTACTGAAGCTTAAATTGTGGGAAGCTCTTTTTTCATATTATGTTAAGAATCAAAATGTGGTTAGTGCCATGAACTGCTACTTTTACGTGCTAAAGTTATTGAGTAACATCGTCCTTTCAGATAGGTACTCTCAACAAGCGGAAAAACAGCGccatcaaattcttttaacTGTACTTATTACCGTGGGTAATTTCACTTCAAAATTCATTAAGCTGTTATCGGACAGCAATTGGAGCAACTTAAGGATTTCCGAAGTCCCAGAAAGTGAACAGttattggtgaaatttttcattttattcaaCTCAGTGCTATATTTCGAGAATAGGAAAGATCTTTTCGGTAGATCTTTCTTCCGAAAAGCTGCTAAATCTTCAGCTAAAGTGAAAGACATAATCGCCAATTTGACCACTCTATTGATCTACTTTTTTGATTCTGAATTGTCATCCAAAAGACCCGAACAACGTGGCTATTTGATGTCGAATTTTATCTGGAGTTCCCATTCTCTGTTAGGTAGTTTCGGGTTCTGCGATGCATCTAACGGTAATTTCTTAAAGCTCTCAGAACATTTACTCTGTCAATTTATCGATCAAGAATCATTGGTACAGTTGAAGCAAATTCTCTGGTGTAGGTATCATTATATTATTGCTGGCGATAATTTCACACCCGAACAACATCGAACGAGAGCCATTGAAATGGATAAACGTAACTCCTTGCCGCTGGGAATATATCTCATTAAACTTCAATATCAGGGAAAGAATCCTCTGTTGGCTAGTGGAAACAAGGCATCGCTGAAACCAGTTTTAGATAACATTATCGAGCTAGTTGGAGATCCAATATCCTTAGGAAACCATGTTGTTGCAAGAAACAAATATTTGATAGAAGAATATTTAGATTCACCATTGACTGCGAATATTTTAAGAAAGGCATTCAAAGGGGGAGGACAATTGGCACTTACGACGCCTCGTGATGAATTACAGGAGGCCACAGATGCCGGTTTGTTTTACGTTTCCAGCATTCAAGCGTTCAACTTGTACAGAATTCGCAAAAAATCCATGCAAGCGCGGCCATCAGAGTTAGACTACATTGTCGCTATGCTTAAGAATGATATTTTGTACAACACACAACGTTTCGAAAGCTGGCTTTTACTGGGACAATGTTTTGCATTTATGGTAGAAGACGATTTGATCTGGACTTCAGATAAACTGTCGGTGCCTGAAAAGAAATACTGCACTGCCCAAACCCAAAGACAAGCCATTCTCTGCTACATCATGTCCGTTGCTATTTACTACGACAAACCTTTGAAAACTGCCGACGACAATCTCATAATTCAAAAAGCATTTGAAGCCCTCGGTTCAGAAATGATGAGTGGATACTTAAAACCAATGGAAAAACTGTGCTACTTTGGCTCTCTATCGGGGCCTCTATTAAAGCTCGATGAAGAGGGTGAGATTATCAAGCAAGACCAATTTAGCATGAGAACCATATCTGATTTTAACGTAGAGCAGGCTATTTTGTTTAGCTTCCAACAGGCAATCAATTTTGAGAATGGCGATGACACAAATGAAGGTGTCAACAGCTCCAAATGGATCTATTATTACAACATCGGACGTTTTCTGTTTAAAATAGCCCGTACAGAACATGGTATGGTGGCTTCTAAAAATCTCTTGAAATCATGCAGGTTAGCGTCCAGCGTTTCCTCTCATAAGGATCCTATCATCGAACCTCACTATTCcttcatcaatatttgTTATAAACTGGTTAAAAATGACACACTGTCACCACATAAGGCCCTATCTCTAGTCTCCAAGGATAAGGATTTCTTCGAGGAAGATGACCAGTTTTGGCAAATGGACAATTCATTGGCGGAAGAttaccagaagaaattcttttacCAAAAAGTAGTAAAATTGTTACACTTTTTGTTATCCGTTGACAGGAAGAAATGGCACCATAGGCCTCGTTACAGAATCGCTAAAATTCATTTCGAAGATTTTGATGACGTGGATACTGCGATTactgaaattgaaattgtcaTGTCAGTTAAGAGTGCACATAAAAACTTGGTCAACATTTGGAAACCGGATTTCGAAAGACCGGGAAAACATTTTGTGTACACATACCAATATGTGATGTtttatttggatctttTATTCTGTAAGAATGACTTCAACTCCATCGGCCGTGTCTGTAAGAAGAtcagaagatttggatcaGGTATGGCATATGTTAACAAAGCCATTGAACATGCGCTCATGCTATACACACAGTGCACAAGATCTAAGTTACAACTCAATGAAAAAGAATGCGTGGAACATCTAATGCCCTCACTGAACTACCAAGTGTTTCTCAAAGTCAGtgaagatttacaaaatggGTTTAGCGAAGAGAACTATTCAGAGGAGCTGCTATCGGGTCTCAAGATCGCCTACCAATTAAAGAAAGGAAACAACGGTATTGCATTTGATGGCATATGCATTTCAATCTATTTCAAGTACTTCTACCTACCAGTTGCACCCATTGATGTAGAACCAGATGCCAGTATAAATGGCCAAGACCAAGATCGGGAAGATACCGCTACACATGCGCCGTCTCAGACGCCAGAACCACCGGTCAATCAGGGACCCAAACCAGTTACACAGTCAACCAACGGCCAACCAATGTCAAATAAATTCTCAATTCCAAGGAAGCGTGTAAGCAAGAAGGATGCATTTGATAGAATTAGACTGCTTGTTGAGAAGATCACGTGTAATTAG
- the IPA1 gene encoding putative polyadenylation protein (similar to uniprot|P47172 Saccharomyces cerevisiae YJR141W Protein required for cell viability), producing the protein MSFIRTIQETGTMADSIRFLVEFLPRIGTTSVVLDGIKEPSLKYSDSGKITVQDGRGERLDIALPYNPGKVNSKRLVKVGGSDRDEYLLTLKSEDVPMDKSRNDVLMMPQMKWSKRQLNGLKNFKLCCIQCDMDIIDHDNCFRLNEMPSEFWMELMDYWHCHKPQDKTSEFYSLQKNSLSPCLNEILIGDSFFQALEDTFAGRTTVVDENIAMCSNCKKPLGRRTSDRMLRIPKWQLRLKSDGVCDDVFPAESEIISILLNCNRANSTRYILLRSGNTQLYIWLFSMGIEVTLANGKSLHNCLKIFYSDVIPSNVGFKANIDEEQVDKVPLDKFVDALETTNSILPSSKQRFGTWKISYLSAAVE; encoded by the coding sequence ATGAGCTTTATAAGAACCATACAAGAGACAGGGACAATGGCAGATTCAATAAGGTTTCTAGTCGAGTTTCTACCACGTATCGGAACTACGTCGGTGGTTTTGGATGGTATCAAAGAGCCTAGTTTAAAATATTCGGATTCTGGTAAGATTACAGTACAAGATGGGAGAGGTGAACGTTTGGATATAGCATTACCGTACAATCCTGGAAAAGTTAACTCAAAGAGGCTAGTTAAAGTCGGTGGTAGTGATAGAGATGAGTATCTTCTCACTTTAAAGTCAGAAGATGTTCCAATGGATAAGTCTCGCAATGATGTATTAATGATGCCGCAGATGAAATGGAGCAAGCGCCAACTAAATGGTCTAAAGAATTTTAAGTTATGCTGCATACAATGCGATATGGATATAATTGATCATGACAATTGCTTTAGATTAAATGAAATGCCATCTGAGTTTTGGATGGAATTAATGGATTACTGGCACTGTCATAAACCGCAAGATAAGACATCCGAATTCTATTCACTACAAAAGAATTCACTAAGCCCGTGTCTAAACGAAATTCTTATTGGGGactctttttttcaagCCCTTGAAGATACCTTTGCCGGTAGGACGACTGTTGTGGATGAGAATATCGCTATGTGTTCCAATTGTAAGAAACCATTGGGCAGAAGGACTAGTGATCGAATGTTGAGGATTCCTAAATGGCAACTGCGTTTGAAAAGTGACGGTGTTTGTGACGATGTTTTCCCAGCAGAATCTGAAATTATATCTATTTTACTCAATTGCAACAGGGCCAATTCTACAAGATATATCTTGTTAAGATCCGGTAACACACAACTCTACATCTGGTTATTTTCCATGGGAATTGAAGTTACCTTGGCTAATGGAAAATCACTGCATAACTGCctcaaaatcttttacAGTGATGTAATTCCTTCAAATGTAGGGTTTAAAGCTAATATCGATGAGGAACAAGTAGATAAAGTTCCATTAGACAAATTTGTCGATGCATTAGAAACTACAAATTCTATTTTGCCCTCTAGCAAACAACGGTTTGGAACTTGGAAGATAAGTTATTTATCAGCAGCAGTAGAGTGA
- the PPX1 gene encoding exopolyphosphatase (similar to uniprot|P38698 Saccharomyces cerevisiae YHR201C PPX1 Exopolyphosphatase hydrolyzes inorganic polyphosphate (poly P) into Pi residues located in the cytosol plasma membrane and mitochondrial matrix): MTTTIKSFLQFLKNDHLCNLTPSSALRVVFGNEAADFDSVVSTLTYAFCSYQKDPANPLVPIINIPRAELPLRRDVMRSLNRLNVTEDLLFFNEEFKRYKTLCGSVNAILVDHNEVEMNSRALVNIVTGIIDHHKDQKLHLEAHPRIVQTTGSCSSLVFNYWRDIILKSESEGFKEVALLSLGAALLDTSNFRYKVEAPDLEALKYYESILSDIDREEYYKQLKSDKDDLEGMHIKDIFKKDYKEFTFEQDPHKIKVGIASVGKPLEWLNKQCGTVDVFNSECIEAQKERNLDIFVVMTAWQDGSEFKREILVISPVKDHSERIMNKISSELKLESTDQINTASLDHHSYYFNAFNQLNVLASRKQVVPLLGDAFHSTAADK; this comes from the coding sequence ATGACCACTACTATCAAATCATTCTTACAATTTCTCAAGAATGACCATTTATGCAATTTGACTCCATCATCAGCATTGAGAGTTGTATTTGGAAATGAAGCTGCTGATTTTGATTCCGTGGTATCTACCTTGACGTATGCCTTTTGTAGTTACCAGAAGGATCCAGCAAATCCATTAGTGCCCATCATCAACATTCCTAGAGCTGAATTACCCTTGAGAAGAGACGTAATGAGGTCTTTGAACAGATTAAACGTCACAGAAGATTTATTATTCTTCAACGAGGAGTTCAAGCGTTACAAGACTCTCTGTGGATCTGTTAATGCAATTTTGGTGGACCATAATGAGGTGGAAATGAATTCTAGGGCCTTGGTTAACATTGTAACGGGTATAATAGATCATCACAAAGACCAAAAATTGCACTTAGAGGCACATCCAAGAATAGTTCAAACTACTGGTAGTTGTTCATCTCTAGTATTTAATTATTGGCGTGATATCATACTTAAATCTGAATCTGAAGGTTTCAAGGAAGTAGCTTTATTATCTCTGGGAGCTGCCCTATTGGATACATCCAATTTCCGGTATAAAGTGGAAGCACCAGACTTAGAGGCTCTCAAATACTATGAGAGCATATTATCAGATATTGATAGAGAGGAATATTATAAACAGTTGAAGAGTGATAAAGATGACTTAGAAGGAATGCACATTAAggatattttcaaaaaagatTATAAAGAATTCACATTTGAACAAGATCCTCATAAGATCAAAGTGGGAATTGCATCTGTAGGTAAACCATTGGAATGGCTTAATAAACAATGTGGCACCGTCGATGTATTCAATTCAGAATGCATTGAAGCTCAAAAGGAGCGTAACCTAGACATTTTCGTCGTAATGACCGCTTGGCAAGATGGCAGTGAATTCAAACGTGAAATCTTGGTTATTTCACCCGTTAAAGATCATTCTGAAAGGATCATGAACAAAATATCATCAgagttgaaattggaaagtacTGACCAAATAAACACAGCAAGTTTGGATCATCATTCCTACTACTTTAATGCatttaaccaattgaatGTTTTGGCCAGCAGAAAACAAGTTGTTCCACTGCTTGGTGATGCATTTCACTCTACTGCTGCTGATAAATAA
- a CDS encoding uncharacterized protein (similar to uniprot|P47173 Saccharomyces cerevisiae YJR142W Hypothetical ORF) produces MIEKYKFAFSIILYNATKLTQATERMVKAVQCQGKEVLLRTAEDDKNNFSFLNVMDRVDQFPDEYEEDKQFKEEVLYLTSHDNIRIGFTLLFAVKEMLRCCGQELFDGTFTIKQNEGSLAELKFNDDKVDIRNAKIDRIARILYEKSELKEIKGWRDEKYAVYVHGSPYVLVERAMAGVLGIVTYGIHVNGYLIDTKTNGIKFWIPRRSATKPTWPLMLDNIIAGGIGYPHGINDTVIKESMEEANLSKTDIERRIRAAGVLSYFYFPQRFDQVNFDSESAYIVGEVEYIFDLALSEDVVPKPNDGEVDSFNLLTLQETIDAIARKEFKPNCALVMTDFLIRHGYITSENEPNFLELVNRMHRKLPFPQPNFYGHKS; encoded by the coding sequence ATGATCGAGAAGTATAAGTTCGCCTTCTCGATCATTTTATATAATGCAACCAAATTGACACAAGCAACCGAAAGGATGGTTAAAGCAGTTCAGTGTCAGGGCAAGGAAGTTCTTTTAAGGACAGCTGAAGATGACAAGAACAACTTTTCGTTCTTAAATGTGATGGATCGAGTTGATCAATTTCCAGATgaatatgaagaagataagCAATTCAAGGAAGAAGTTCTCTATTTGACCTCTCATGATAACATTCGAATTGGATTCACACTTTTGTTTGCTGTTAAGGAAATGCTCAGGTGCTGTGGCcaagaattgtttgatGGTACGTTCACCATCAAACAGAATGAGGGTTCATTGGCTGAGTTGAAATTCAATGATGATAAAGTAGATATCAGAAATGCTAAGATCGACCGGATTGCCAGGATATTGTATGAGAAGTCTGAATTAAAAGAGATTAAAGGCTGGAGGGATGAAAAATATGCGGTCTATGTGCATGGAAGCCCTTATGTGCTTGTGGAAAGGGCCATGGCTGGAGTTCTTGGTATCGTTACATATGGTATTCATGTCAATGGCTACTTAATAGATACGAAGACCAATGGGATTAAATTTTGGATCCCAAGAAGGTCTGCGACGAAGCCCACTTGGCCTCTTATGTTGGATAATATCATAGCTGGTGGTATAGGGTATCCTCATGGTATCAATGATACTGTTATCAAGGAGAGTATGGAAGAAGCCAACCTGAGCAAAACAGACATTGAAAGGAGGATAAGGGCTGCCGGAGTTTTATCGTACTTTTATTTTCctcaaagatttgatcaaGTCAACTTCGATAGTGAGTCAGCCTATATAGTAGGTGAGGTGGAATACATTTTTGATTTAGCCCTTTCTGAAGACGTTGTCCCCAAACCCAACGACGGTGAAGTGGACAGTTTCAACTTACTGACATTGCAAGAGACAATTGATGCCATCGCgagaaaagaattcaagCCTAATTGCGCGCTAGTGATGACCGATTTTCTAATAAGACATGGTTACATCACTTCAGAGAATGAACCCAACTTCTTGGAACTTGTTAATAGAATGCACAGGAAACTGCCGTTTCCTCAACCTAACTTTTATGGTCACAAATCATAG